In the Parashewanella tropica genome, GCCTTCGCAGGCATAACGCATAAATTAAATTACTTATGTGAACTTCTGAGAACTAGAAACAACAGAAGGAGCAATAATGCGGTAAGACAACCGTCCGTGACAGGACGTCATGGTCGTGAGTACATGGACGTACGCTTCTGTTGTCGTGCGCATTATTGCTCCTCTTAGTTCATATTAAAATTACTTAAGTGCAATCGTCATATTTGGACCAGATGCAATATCAGAGTCGAACCAACGAGCTGTAATAGTCTTAGTTTCGGTATAGAAACGAACCGCTTGCTTACCATAAGCATGCTGATCGCCATAGAAGCTACCCTTCCAACCTGTAAACGAGAAGAAAGGTAGTGGCACTGGAATTGGTACGTTGATACCTACTTGACCTACATCGATATGATGCTGATATTTACGAGCAGCCGCACCGCTTGCAGTAAAGATTGAAGTACCGTTTCCGTAAGGGCTGTTGTTCACAACTTCGATTGCATCATCCAAAGAGTCTGCTGTCATACAACATAAAACTGGACCAAAGATTTCTTCTTTGTAGATAGTCATATCAGTCGTTACGTCAGTAAATACGGTTGGACCAACCCAGTTACCTGACTCATAACCTTCGACAGTAAATTCACTGCCATCAAGTACACAATTAGCGCCTTCTGCTTTACCTTGAGCAATTAAGCTAAGCACACGCTCTTTAGCTTGCGGGCTGATCACCGGACCATAAGCAGCATCTTTATCATCCCATAACCCCGGCTTAACTTTCGCTAGGGCTTCTTTAACTTCTGGGATCCACGCTTTCGCTTCACCTACGAAAATAGCAACTGAAATTGCCATACAACGTTGACCAGCTGCACCAACAGAAGCCCCTACTAGGTTGTTGATCACTTGCTGCTTGTTGGCATCAGGCATGATCACACAGTGGTTCTTCGCGCCAGCAAAGGCTTGAACACGCTTAAGGTTGTCAGTACCTGTTTTATAAATGTATTGACCTACACCAACTGAACCTACGAACGAAATCGCTTTTACATCTTTATGATCAAGTAAAACGTCAACGGCAACTTTATCACCATGAACCATTTGCAGTACGCCTTTAGGTGCGCCAGCTTCTTCAAATAGTTCAACAAGGCGCTGCGGTGTCATTGGGTCTTGTTCTGATGGTTTAAGAATGAATGTGTTACCGCAAGCAATCGCTAGAGGGAACATCCATAAAGGGATCATTGCTGGGAAGTTAAATGGCGTAATACCCGCGCACACACCTAATGGCTGAGTGTAGCTGTAGGTATCAATAGAACGTGCAACGTTTTCAACCGTTTCACCCATTAACAATGAAGCGATATTACAAGCATGCTCAGCGACTTCGATTCCACGCCACACATCGCCTTTAGCATCATCAAAGGTTTTACCCGTTTCTTTAGCCAGAATCGTCGCGATTTCATCATGATGCTCTTTTAGTAGATGCTGATAACGAAGCATTACGCGAGCACGTTCAGATACAGGAATTTCCTTCCAAGTAACAAATGCTTTCTTTGCGCTTTCAATTGCGGTTAATACTTCAGCTTCAGTCGCTGCATTCACAACTGCGATGGTTTCATTATTTGCAGGGTTTGTAACAGAGATTTGTTTACTACCTTCGCCTAATACAAACTCACCATCAATATAATGTCTTACTTGAGTTGTCATGTAACAATCCTTTTGTTGATGTCTTTATTACTAACTCAATGTGCAAGTTATTGAAATACAGATAAGAGTAATAGCCTTATAAGACAACCGTCCGTGACAGGACGTCACGGTCGTGAGCACATAGCCATTCTCGCACATCCATGTGCTCCATGGCATTCAGGCGTCCTGCCTATCAGGTGCGCTTCTGTTGGTGTTAATGCTATTACTCTCTAGTTATTTTCTAACTTTTTCACACTTGAGATTATTGTTATTATTTTTATGGTTTAAATAAAAAAGCTGAGCTCGAAAGAGCTCAGCTTTTAAATGGGTTATTCAACCTCGATAGCCATAGCCGTGGCTTCGCCACCACCGATACACAATGACGCCATACCGCGTTTCAGTCCGCGGTTTTTAAGGGCATGAATAAGAGAAACTAGAATGCGAGTACCAGAGCAACCAATTGGGTGACCTAATGCACATGCTCCACCATTAACGTTTACTTTTGCAGTATCCAAACCAAGTTCAGAAACGGCTAACATAGTTACCATTGCAAATGCCTCGTTGATTTCATATAGATCAACAGAATCTTTTGTCCATTCAAGCTTGTTAAGCAGGTTCATCATTGCGCCAACTGGAGCCGTGGTGAACATTGCTGGCTCTTGTGAGTGAGTTGAATGAGCACAAATTTTTGCGAGTACTGGAACACCAAGCTCTTTAGCCTGTGCACGAGTCATAACCATAACGGCTGCTGCACCATCGGAAATTGAGCTTGAGTTTGCAGCAGTAATCGTGCCGTCTTTAGCAAAGGCTGGGCGTAGCGATGGGATCTTATCTGGACGAGCATTCCCTGGTTGTTCATCAGTATCAACGACTGTATCACCGCGACGGCTTGATACGGTCACTGGTTCTACTTCGTTTTTAAAAGCACCTGAAGTAATTGCAGCGTTGGCTTTCTCTAATGAACTTAATGCAAATTCATCCATTTGCTCACGAGTAATACCGTATTCATCTGCAGTCTTTTGAGCAAAAGTGCCCATTGCACCGCCAGTGTACGCATCTTCTAAACCGTCTAAGAACATGTGATCTAATACTTTGCCATGCCCCATTCGCATGCCGCCGCGTGCTTTATCAAGAAGATAAGGCGCGCCACTCATGCTTTCCATTCCACCAGCAACAACGACTTTAGCACTGCCAGCCTTGACTAAGTCATGGGCCATCATTACGGTTTTCATGCCACTACCACAAACCTTATTCAGTGTTGTTGCACCAACTGATAACGGTAAGTCTGCACCTAATGTAGCTTGACGAGCTGGAGCTTGACCAAGACCAGCAGGTAATACACAACCCATAAGTACTTCATCAACTTTGTCGCCTGAAATGCCAGTTTCAGTCATCACAGATTTGATTGCAACGGCACCTAAAGTCGGTGAAGGAACACTTGAAAGAGAACCTTGAAAGCCCCCCATAGGTGTACGTTTTGCAGCGACAATTACAATATCCTGATCCAGTTGTTCAGTACTCATTTCAACTCCTTTCCTTAGACTTTTATTTAAAACTAAGGATAAATTCTTATAGGGTTAATAAATTTTAGGTACTAATGTGACGTTTACGCTAACGTAAAGCAAGTCTTTTTTGGTCAGATGAGAAGTTTTTAGTGGGTAAAATGTCAGCTAGCTTTTACATCAGAGATGTTTAGAGTTGACATTAACTAAAAATAGGCAGAAATTGATGATTCAATAGTAACACCAATTACAGTAATTGATATAAATACACTGAATCCTATTCTTTATTAGAGGTACTGATATGGAAGCACCAATTCATACCCTCTCTTCACTATTCGAACAACTTGGTCTAGAGGGTTCTCAATTCGCAATCGATGGCTTTATCCACCGAAATAGCCCAATCCCACAGAATGTTGAACTGGCAAAAGCAAAATGCTGGAATCAGTCGCAGGCAAGCATGCTGAGCGAAATGCTCTCAAACGATGCGGATTGGGAACCGATTGTTGATCAATTGAGTGTGTTGATGCACAAATAAACTTTCACCATTGGCTTTAAAATCCTCGCAGTGGTAATTTATCACTGCGTTTTAACCAACTGTCTTCAGGATAATGACAATCTCCATTTATAATATGCAGTGCATAAGCGTAACGAGATTTATCGCTGATATTTGCACAGCTCCCATGTGGAAGTCGGCCATGAAACGCAATTAAGCTCCCTTGTTTAACTTCTAAGGGTAACGATAACTCTGGAAAAGGAGTTTCATCAAGTAGCTCAGATTCTAATTTAGAGTCTTTCTCAAAATATCGATGTCTAAGTGGGCCTTTGTGTCCTCCATCTTTAACCAATAAACAGCCATTACTCAGATTGGCATCCTGTAATGCAACCCAAAAGCCTATCACTGACTCTGGCTCTGTATATTGAAATGCACCATCTTGATGAGGAACCACCTCTCCCCCAACTTTAGCCGATTTAAAAATAAACATTGATTGCAGCAAAAGAGGGTTAGGATTTCCTAAAATGCCTACTAACCGTTCAAGTTCAGGCTTTCGGGAAAATTTATCAAATACTGGATCGATATCATGTAAAGCATGACCTACCTTATTAAGGTTCTCGAAAATACCTTGCTTTGTCGATATATCTTCAGCCGTCGCCGTTTTCTCTAAAAAGAAACTTATCTTATCGCCAGAATCTAAAAGCAATGTATTATCATGGTGCTCATCGTCATATATGGTAAAGAAGGTTCCTAAGTTAGTGGTATCCTCTGTTTCGACCAAATATCGCATACGTTCGATCAAACCTTCACACTCTTCTGCAGCGTAAAAATTTTCGAAAACAGCAAAACCATGCTCATCAAATGATCGCTTTATCTCGTCAGGCTTACTTAAATCAGAAAACAACTTGAATGACATGAATACCTCTGATTAAGGCTTAGTTATGTGACACAGATTCTATGCTACCACAGTCGATGTGACAAATTTTAACCACCCTTATAATCATAACGGCATTAACAACTTAGAAAAGTTATTTAAAGTAACCAACAAAGTTGTTCACAGGTTTTGTGGATAACTTCTGTTTTTCAAAAATATCACATAAACCACCATTGCCTTAACCTACTGTATGTAATATAACTGTGTTTTTACTCTAGACGTCTTAGTTTACGATGCGATGGATCTCGATCTTTTTAACGCTTTTGATCTGTGGTTGTAACCCAGATAAAGAAAGTGCGATTTTTAACCCTCAAAATCCCGAATATGCTGCATATCATTTTTTAAAAGCGTTATATATTGATAAAGATGTACAAACGGCTCAAAACTTCACTGGAGAAAAGCTCGATGAGCTATTAAAGCACTATCATCTAGCTTCATCTGTTCAACGCCATGTTCTCAACCTTCCACTAAGTAATGTTCAGATTGAAGTTCAAGATGTGGATATAGACTTTTTTCGAAAGATGAATAGTGAAGTAAAAATAAGAATGAAACTGGTTGGCACCAGAAATGACAAGCCTTGGTTTGACACTCGCCAAGTTGCAATCAACAAAGAAAATAACAAATGGGTAGTCACTAAAATCATTTTGGATCAACGATAAAAAATAATAACAAAGGAACACCATGACAAGGATAATTACCGAAACACCAAGATTGATTATACGCGAATTTTGTTTGAGTGATGCTGAGGATGTTTTTGAATTTAACAGTAATCCTGAAGTCATTCGATTTATGCCAGAAGACGTGATGAATTCAATAGAAGATGCTGAACAAGTCATCAAAAATGTTTGGTTAGCTGACTATCAGAGAAGAGGTTACGCACGATGGGCAGTGGAATATAAAGCAACGGGAAAAGTAATAGGTTTTTGTGGATTTAAGTTTGAAACTCACCCATTAGTTCAGAACAACGATATAGCCTACCGCCTTCTACCGGAATATTGGGGAATGGGGCTTGCTACAGAAGCAGGAGTAGCTTGTATCGAGTATGCAAAACAACATTTACCCTTTGATAAAGTATTAGGTGATGCAGCTGTGGAAAATAAAGGTTCATGTCATGTGCTAGAAAAACTTGGGTTTAAGTATCAAAGTCAATTTGATCATGATGGTATACCCCATAATCGATATCTTCTTACTTTTTAAATCACCTCAAAAATTTTCTTTATGAAGTGCGCTGTAGTATTGTGGCGCGCTTAAAATTTGTTGATAGGCTAAAAGTCCCACAACAATAAGAAAAAATTCTAACAAGTTTGGGAAAAACCTATGCACTCGAAAAAAAAGACCAAAATGAAGACAAGTATTCTTAACTCATTAGCTGTTGGGTTACTCGCCGTTTCTCCTCAGCTAATGGCTGATGATTTCGCTTGGAACACCATGCTTAATCTCACATCCGATTACGGAAACCGCTTTGCGGGCAGTGACGAAGAACGAAAAGCGGCTTCTTGGTTAAAGGGTGAGTTTGAACAATTGGGTTATAAAGTAAATACACACGAGTTTGAGTTCAACCTGCGGAAAAAGCCACTGACTTCTTTAAATCTTGAAGCTTTCAAACAAGGGAAAATAAACAAAACCATAATCATTGGAGCACATTATGACTCCATTGGACATAATGCTGGCTCTACTGGTTTTACCGATAATGCATCGGGCATTGCAACCCTTCTTGCGGTTGCCAAGGCATTTCAAAACATAACCCCTCACTACAGCGTTAAATTTATCGCATTTGGTGCTGAAGAAGTGGGGTTAAATGGCTCAAAAGCGTATGTAAAAACAATTAACCCTGCTGATATCCACGGTATGATAAATCTCGATACGGTTGCGGGTGGGGATCATCTTTACATTCATAGCGCTCATTCAAAGCCTTATCATTGTGGTGGTGAAAATTCTAAATACAGCCATGATACTTGGTTACGTGACGCACTTCTGAATAAGTCGAAGAATATTAAACTCGCTAGAGGTTACGACTTACACCCTAAAACACCAGAATATCCAGAAGGTGAAACAGGCGCTTGGTCAGATCATTCACCTTTTTCCTGCTTAGGAATTCCAATCGCGTATGTAGAAGCGACTAATTTTTCTATTGATGGTGAATCAGGTAAAGACGGTTATTCGCAAACCTCTCACCCTGATTACTGGACATGTTTCGACAATAGTAATATGGCAAGCTGTGATAGAAAAAAAGAAAAACACTGGGGAAAGATTTGGCATACACAATTTGATCAAGCTACCCAGTTAATTCCTCGACTGGAAAGCCACATAAAATTACAGGTTCAATCTAACGTAACACTACTAACTCGATTTTTATCAGAGCCTAAATAACCCGATCTATATTTACAAAACAATTTACTGCGATCGATAATAATACTCGGTCGCAAATTCAACCGAATAAAACGGTCATAACAAATAATACAAATACGATATAAATTTAAAAATCAACTAAAACTGTTCACATATTCTGCAAACAATCACCTCACCTGATCTTTATTTAATCAACCTATATACATTCCTGTTAAACTTTCTGACCATGCATTTTTTGGGTTTGTATATGCTGATCGTTAACCAGTCACAAAAAACTCAGAAGCGCATAGGTAAATTATTAAAAATACTCGGGGTTAACTATGGCTAATTTGGGTTTTAAACGAGCATTGATATTATCGATGATCGTGTTGTGTACTACTGTATTACTCACAGCAAATTTCCTATCCTATCTACAAATTAGAAATGCAACCATCAATGAAGTAAATCAAACGTCTCGACTCATTGTTGAAACTGAAGCAGCTAAAATTGAACGCTGGTTTGAATCTAAAGCTGATGTTGTAAAAGGTTTAGTATCGTCATACAAAAACGGAAACATGACTTCTAATTATGTTTCTGTAGCTAAAACAGCAAAAGAAACGGGAAAAGTTACCGCCGTTTTCTTGGGCTTTGACGATGGGAATACCTATTCAACTGCTGAAGGAGCCATGTGGAATAATGGCATAGCTAACAAAGACCAATACAAGCTCTTATCTCGCCCTTGGTATAAACAAGCTAAAACTGCATCAGGAACTGACGTAACAGGTGTATATGCTGATGCAACCACTGGAAATGATGTCGTGTCTATCATCGAGTCACTGGGAAATGGCGCCGCACTTATCGATATTGAGCTTCCAATTCTAAACGAGACTGTACGAGAAATTGACTACCCCGGTGCTGTAACTCTCATCGCAGATAATGACGGTAAGATCATGGCATCTAATTCAAAGGTGGCAGTTAAAGGCACCTTCTTAAGAGATGCTGGCATGAGCGATGTAGAACGCAATATGTTAAGCAAAACAGCCAG is a window encoding:
- a CDS encoding M28 family metallopeptidase; amino-acid sequence: MHSKKKTKMKTSILNSLAVGLLAVSPQLMADDFAWNTMLNLTSDYGNRFAGSDEERKAASWLKGEFEQLGYKVNTHEFEFNLRKKPLTSLNLEAFKQGKINKTIIIGAHYDSIGHNAGSTGFTDNASGIATLLAVAKAFQNITPHYSVKFIAFGAEEVGLNGSKAYVKTINPADIHGMINLDTVAGGDHLYIHSAHSKPYHCGGENSKYSHDTWLRDALLNKSKNIKLARGYDLHPKTPEYPEGETGAWSDHSPFSCLGIPIAYVEATNFSIDGESGKDGYSQTSHPDYWTCFDNSNMASCDRKKEKHWGKIWHTQFDQATQLIPRLESHIKLQVQSNVTLLTRFLSEPK
- a CDS encoding phytanoyl-CoA dioxygenase family protein, with translation MSFKLFSDLSKPDEIKRSFDEHGFAVFENFYAAEECEGLIERMRYLVETEDTTNLGTFFTIYDDEHHDNTLLLDSGDKISFFLEKTATAEDISTKQGIFENLNKVGHALHDIDPVFDKFSRKPELERLVGILGNPNPLLLQSMFIFKSAKVGGEVVPHQDGAFQYTEPESVIGFWVALQDANLSNGCLLVKDGGHKGPLRHRYFEKDSKLESELLDETPFPELSLPLEVKQGSLIAFHGRLPHGSCANISDKSRYAYALHIINGDCHYPEDSWLKRSDKLPLRGF
- a CDS encoding CoA-acylating methylmalonate-semialdehyde dehydrogenase, with the protein product MTTQVRHYIDGEFVLGEGSKQISVTNPANNETIAVVNAATEAEVLTAIESAKKAFVTWKEIPVSERARVMLRYQHLLKEHHDEIATILAKETGKTFDDAKGDVWRGIEVAEHACNIASLLMGETVENVARSIDTYSYTQPLGVCAGITPFNFPAMIPLWMFPLAIACGNTFILKPSEQDPMTPQRLVELFEEAGAPKGVLQMVHGDKVAVDVLLDHKDVKAISFVGSVGVGQYIYKTGTDNLKRVQAFAGAKNHCVIMPDANKQQVINNLVGASVGAAGQRCMAISVAIFVGEAKAWIPEVKEALAKVKPGLWDDKDAAYGPVISPQAKERVLSLIAQGKAEGANCVLDGSEFTVEGYESGNWVGPTVFTDVTTDMTIYKEEIFGPVLCCMTADSLDDAIEVVNNSPYGNGTSIFTASGAAARKYQHHIDVGQVGINVPIPVPLPFFSFTGWKGSFYGDQHAYGKQAVRFYTETKTITARWFDSDIASGPNMTIALK
- a CDS encoding acetyl-CoA C-acyltransferase produces the protein MSTEQLDQDIVIVAAKRTPMGGFQGSLSSVPSPTLGAVAIKSVMTETGISGDKVDEVLMGCVLPAGLGQAPARQATLGADLPLSVGATTLNKVCGSGMKTVMMAHDLVKAGSAKVVVAGGMESMSGAPYLLDKARGGMRMGHGKVLDHMFLDGLEDAYTGGAMGTFAQKTADEYGITREQMDEFALSSLEKANAAITSGAFKNEVEPVTVSSRRGDTVVDTDEQPGNARPDKIPSLRPAFAKDGTITAANSSSISDGAAAVMVMTRAQAKELGVPVLAKICAHSTHSQEPAMFTTAPVGAMMNLLNKLEWTKDSVDLYEINEAFAMVTMLAVSELGLDTAKVNVNGGACALGHPIGCSGTRILVSLIHALKNRGLKRGMASLCIGGGEATAMAIEVE
- a CDS encoding GNAT family N-acetyltransferase, which encodes MTRIITETPRLIIREFCLSDAEDVFEFNSNPEVIRFMPEDVMNSIEDAEQVIKNVWLADYQRRGYARWAVEYKATGKVIGFCGFKFETHPLVQNNDIAYRLLPEYWGMGLATEAGVACIEYAKQHLPFDKVLGDAAVENKGSCHVLEKLGFKYQSQFDHDGIPHNRYLLTF
- a CDS encoding DUF2789 family protein, translating into MEAPIHTLSSLFEQLGLEGSQFAIDGFIHRNSPIPQNVELAKAKCWNQSQASMLSEMLSNDADWEPIVDQLSVLMHK